AGTCTTCTTCATTACTAGCAATATTTCTAACAAAAAGTGTTCTAGAAGATTGTTCACCAAAAGGACTTTTGCCTTTAGAACCCCCAAAGTAAGCAGAATCTCCATCCAATTCCAAGCCACAGATTCTTTTCCCTGAAACTAGAAGTTCATCTCCTTCCAACTCCATGCCTCCGCCACTGCTGAACAGATCAAAATCTTCAAAATCATCAGTTGTTTTGGCATGCGCACTGCTTCCTAAATTATCGGTGACGCCGGAAAACAAATCATCTTCGTCAGGAAGGAGATCCCCTATAGTGTCAGCCtcaatttcttcaagagatttGTATGGTTCTTCCTCAGGATGAAAACCAACATTATTGTTTCCCAATAACCTCACTGCACCAAGATATGCATATAAAACACTCAGTCTCAGTAAATACAAtagcaaaatttttaaaaaaataaaaaataaaaaaaatcttctttctGGTGGGGTTCTGATGTGAGTGTGGTGGGGAGAGatctttatataaaaataaaaaataaaaaacacattcTGCTATGCTAATGATGATACAATAGCAAAGTAACACAACAAATACTTGCatcttaagaaaataaaaggtgTAATACCCATGATACATGTGTCCAACTATCTTAGCATGCATGAAAAACATTCTTACACTTTTGGCTAAACATATCCGACAGCGAGCTTGAGAATAGACTACTTTCACGTGAGCTTGCATTGGTGAAAATCTTGTTCCCAATTAAACCATACGAGCTAGATGTTGGCTGCCTATGCACATCAGACCATAATCTTGGATGATAATTCAACGATTCCTTCGAATCCTTCAGCACATCTACAATGCCAGCTTGTCCACCAAAGTGTATGTTTTCCGAAATTTCCCCAGATAGACTAGTCTGTGACATGGGCAAGCCTGTTTTTGCATTTCTTTCGAGGGTTGATGAAGTATGCAAAATGCCTCCAGGTGAAGCTGCAATTTCACCCTTTCCTGAAAATTTGAACATAGAACTTACTTAATCTAACAAATTAATTACATGTTCATTAAATGAACTGCTTATTTATGGAACATAAGTAAACAAACACAGATGTTAGATTATTACTACATCTAATATCAGCATgattaaaaacaacaaaatcactaccaaaaaaaaacaacaaaatcataAGGGccttgctaacatgtgcccttgccctaagggcacatgttaagaatccaaaaatagaaatattttcttaaattttgtgtaattaatctgtaatcaaatttaaaaagtgaattagATGCATGAATTATGATAGTTGATATATTTGGGACATTAATGATACGAGTAAAAAACGGGTAAACCCCGTAAACCAGCATGACATATAGGACTTCATTGAACAAATACTGACCATGACATATAACACTTCATTAAACCAGCATGACATATAGGACTTTCTTGAACAAAAAATGAGTTGAATGACCTCACCTTGTGGATGATCATCATGAATGGATTCCGACTTCCGTAATCCATCATTCCTCTGCACATGAAAAGTTCAACACATGATTAGAGAAAGGCAATATAGTATTGAAGCTATGGAGTACAGGAGATCAACAAGTCGGTTGACAAGTTTGTAAAACAACACTGAAGTCTTAGACTGCAAAATGCGATAAAACGATAAActtcaatcaaacaaaaaacaagaCAGTTaggataataataattacctCAGAAGCATAGGAAACATCATCATAAAGATGGGATGAAGCAGTAACACCCCTTTGGTTCATTATTTCAAAAGGCATCCTATAGCTTATCCAGAAAATATACAAAGAGAAATATTACAGAAAAAAATCCTCACTTGCTAGCTTTGTTGGACTCATCTACACCTCATCATCTGTTGAAAAATTCAAGGTCATTTACTTGACAAAGGAAAGAACAGATAACAATAAATATTCAAAAAGTGCCATttgcaaaaacagaaaatatgaGATCATTTCTTAACCAAAAAGTCTCATCTATATTAGACTTCTACTAACATCAACCCATACCTCTaaaccaaaaaggaaagatgaaaaaaaatacactaaagaaacCCTACTAGAGCTTCTCTTTCTAGATTCAATTGCAAAATTCAAAGAGATTGATGTAAAACTAGGATAAATATAGTTGCATCTTCAACTAAACACTACCAGAATAAAAGGACAGAACATGATTATACTAAGAAAATTAGAAAGCTTGTTTCTTACCTACCAACTACCTAATAGGTTCAACCATTTcattgctaaaaaaaatgtagaaaagTGAAACAAAAGTTACAAAACCATCCTTAGaaaaaaattagtcaaattctcataattaacttttattaaaaataaaattaaaaaatgaaaaattcatcTAGATGAAGCTTACAATGTTCCACCTCGATTCTATCAACAAAAGGAAAGGGAATTTAACATACAAAGCCATAAATATTAACAGATCAAGAACAATAAAACCTGAATTTCATAAAGGCTCTAATCTGAACATTAACAGATCAAAACATGAACATAAAGAGGTTGTTCTGTTCTAATCTGATCATAAACccataacccaaaaaaaaaaaaaacacaaccaccaacaaaaaaaaaaacataaaccatAAATATTTTGAAGCTAATAAATTCCACCTTGTTGATAATTTGAACAAAACCAAGCTAGCAGAAAACTCCAAAAACCTTTGCTATAATTTCCTCTTctcaaaattcaacaaaaacttgagatgacaaaaaaaaaacaaaaacaaaagtgaaTCTCAAAAACCGTCTAGAACATAAGGAATTCAACAGAAACAAGAGATCTCAGGGTGTTTGGTGGAACAAAAACATAGTATCCTCCACATTGCTATATGAGGCATGGTTTAGCAGGAagaaaatggaaatggaaatttATATGTTGAATTTTTGGAAGAGGGAGTTTGAGAATTGGGAAGTTGAGGGAAAGAAAAAATGGTGTTGAAGGGAGCAGGAAGAGTAGAGGCGAATCTCCGGCGAGGTTATGCTCGCCGGTCGCTCTCTGGTTTGATTGGAAAGGAAATCAGACAAAGAGAAGAGGAAGAGAGGTTTGTGTtacagagaaagaaagaaagagaaaagaaagaaaaaggaaagaaagagaaaagagGTGTTAGTTGGCTTTGAAATCAGgatcatattaaaattatattattaaattaattttattttattaaaataaaataaaaacataaatgtCTGAGATTAAATAGGCGCAGATATATGAGTATAGATTGTAAATTTGTATTAGGATTTGTCAAAatgtaaaatgaataaataaataaataaaaaaagctgtaaatttgtaaaaaatcatattaataaacaatttcttcaaaaaaagaaagaaaaaacacatgTGGTTTGGTTTATTGTCTAGCAAGAAATTATTAATTTgtcatattatattaattattttttatttttttgtgatttgacgaaatataaaatatttaatgaatatttgtgtaaaataattttacaatgtcaattttttaagataataataacaagtttgaacttttttttttcttggtttcATTGGATGTACAATGGCATATACGCGGAATCAAATTAGTatcttttagaaaaattaaattaaattagtatGTTAATAGATAAAGatgtaattaaaatttaattagtaaaattaaaataataaatgttgAAATTTTATGGTTAAAGAAATAGAGATAAGAACAAATGAACTggtaaagaaaaaacaaatgaaaaagatGCAGATAAGTTCTACTATatctttgtattttattttttataaaaaatatctttatattttgaatttaagtTGGAAGGTACTGTATgatgaatttttatatttttaagttttggATGGAaggattatttatttaaaaaatgtttgagATGGAAAGTAATGTGCAATGGAAAATGCCAGGATAACAAAATAGTTGTACACGCGGCACAAAAAGAATAGTTAAATAGATTAATAATCATTGATTGATCGATTATACTCACTGCAAGCAAAAATATCAGTTAAAATTTAGATATTGATCGATTGAATAACAAAATGTCGATAGatttaatgttttaatttggttaaaatttaggGATATTGATCAAGTGTAGTCAATCTTGGTGACTGTAGGTAGTCGGAAAGATCACAGTTGTCCGATCAAAATCAGacgattcaaattttaaaattaaaatttttatattattaaaaattgactTCATTAAGATATGAATCATCTGATTTTGATCAACCTGACTGCACCTAGACTAATTGCTCGGATCAATTTCCAAAATTTAGAACCTTCAGTTGGGTGTGCGTTTTTACTTTTAAGCAGTGTTTATCACTTTTTTTCCggtcaaaaaagaaaatgtattcTACAAACAATAATTAGGTTCAAGTGGTGGGATTTTAGATATCTTAAATATGTGGTTAAACGTTGGATATTCAACTCTTGTGTACAAATAAAATTCGattcaaaagtaaaaaattgcCCTTATATATTAAACAAATTCTATAACAAATATTAATCACCGTTGGAAAAAAATTTGCAACAAAAATCCAAATTGGAGTGGTTACAATTGGGGGATGGGAATAACAGCTACTTTCATGCCTCAATCAAAATCAGATCATCTTCCGAGACCATAAATGTTTTACACAAAGAGGACGTCACACAACTTACTACTCAAGATGATATTGAAGAAGAGGTTATGAATTTCTACTCAAAGCTCATGGGCACGGCTGACACTGATTTAGCTGGTGTTGACATAACTGTGATGAGAGAAGGTCCCAAACTCAGCAATGCGCAAAGGGAAAAATTGGTTGCTCCCATCACTGacaaagaaattgaagatgCTTTGCAGAGCATTGGTGACCTGAAGTCACCTGGCATTGATGGCTACGGGGTTTACTTCTTTAAGAAAGCGTGGAATATAGTCAAACCTGATGTGTTGAGAGCTGCTCGTGATTTCTTTGATAATGGTAGACTGTACAAGGCGGCTAACTACACTCTTGTAACTTTGATCCCTAAGACTAATGAGGCAAAAAGGATCAAGGAGTATAAGTCTATCTCTTGCTTAAGCATCATATACAAGATCATTTAAAAAATCATAACCAAAAGAATGAGGGTAATGACTAGCATTGTATGCAATTATGATGGACACCTTTGACAAGTTCTCTAAGTCAACTGGCCTCAAAGTCAACCCCGCAAAATGCTGCATCTTCTTTGGTGGTGTAGACCAAAGCACAAAGAATGATATTAAAAGAATCACTCGCTTTGACGAAGGTACGCTTCCTTTTAGATACCTTGGGATTCCAATGACTAGTAAGAAATTAGCTATTCAAAACTACATGGGTTTGATTGATAGAATTGTTGGGAGAATCACTCATTGGAGCTCTAAACTTCTAAGCTATGTTGGGAGAATTCAGCTTCTCAACAGTGTGATTTTTTCTATGACTAATTACTGGCTGTAGTGCCTGCCTCTCCCCAGAGcagtgattaaaaaaataaactctaTTTGTCGTACTTTCTTTTCGATTTGTGGTACAAAGAAAAGCCGTAAATCCCCCGTTGCTTGGAAATCAGTTTGTCAACCTAAGCGTTATGGTGGGCTGAACCTCATTGATATTGAGATTTGGAACCGCATTACTATGTTGAAGCTTCTTTGGAACCTgggtagcaaagccgacaacCTTTGGGAGAAATGGGTACATGCGTACTACATTAAAAATCGGCAAATTATGGAGGCTCGTGTCCCGAATAATGCGTCCTGGCTTATGAAAGCTATTATGCAGCAACGCGATGATATCCGCCATAATCATGAGTGGAAAGAGATGTTGAATGCCccaaaatttaacatgaaaagatGTACATGGCAGTTCATGATAGAGCTCAAATGGTGATGTGGAGAACCTTGTTTAATGGTAACGTGGCCCGACCTAGAGCTCTTGTTACCCTCTGGCTTGCTTGTCATGAGAGGTTGGCTACTCGCGATCGTCTTCACAAATATGGAGCTATGGACACAACCCACTACTGCTTCTGCAACACGGAGGAAACACAGCAGCATCTGATGTTCAATTGCAATGTAACTAAGGATATTTGGAGAAAAGTCCTAGAGTGGATCCAGGTTGATCACAACCCGTTGGGCTGGCGCCAAGAGATGGATTGGATTACCCAGCAGACAAAGGGTAAGGGAGGTCGTGCTAAGATCCTAAAATTGGCTTTCACTGAAAGTGTGTATGAAGTTTGTAGGTATAAGAATGCTACTAGCTTTGGTAATGCTATTCTGAACCAACATACTCATGATAAAATAATTGACAATATAGTGTATAGAGGTTGGACCAATAGGAAATTAAGAACACACATAGCTAAACTTATGATGTAAATAGGCTAGGTTTTGGTTTTTTTGTCCGGTTTTTATACTTTGGGCTGGATCCTTGCGATCGCCTTGTAcctattgatttttttgtttaatcaaaattttccttttaaaaaaaatattaatcaccGTTAAACGGTAATAAAATACATAACTATAACATagtaagaaaagaaaattcTTTGTGTCTTAACCATGAAACTTTATCTTTTACGCACAAGACGGTTTTCGTTTTTGGTTACATTGCAATCGTTGTTTCGTTCATTGGAAATTTATTATTAGAAAAGAGGTGGACATGGTGTAAGATAAGAATGTTTTTGGATAAAGACaatatagattaaaaaatactaataattatCCTGATATGTAAAAGAATTGATCATATAACCAATAAAGGTGGGGAACCAAAAACAAGATTCATGTGTACagtttttatgaagaaaaaaaaaagacgaaattatttttgtaatttcttaatttaattttttatgtaataatttagtcttttatttttttacatcactttagtctttttttctatatttgCATGTTGTTTTTTATACTTTAGAtctatgattttctttttaatcataacttatttataattgagtgcacatgaaaaagaaaattataaatttgaaacttaaaatacaCGACCAAACATGAAAAAATGACTAAAAAGAAGATATGTAAGAATTCTGGTAAACGAACATATGTTACCTCAAAGTGAGTACTCATCAAATTTTAACATTGAGTAGTTGGAAAAGAAGATTAAGAAAATGGTAACCGGTGCTCCGGGTACTGGTTAAGGATATAAATATGGAGAAATATATCGAATTTTGTTCACCATTCACCACAACAACTATAATTTTTTGAGTTTATTGAAGCTTTGATAGTTGTGACTTTTGAGTCTTCATAtagtaatttacatttttttcgcAAATTGAGAGTCTTTATTGTTTTGTCCTTTAACTCACACACACTAGTTAAGTGCCGAAAAGcgaaaaaatacatatttgaaCACGTGTCTTATCATATCGAATGTTTGTGCGATCTTTCATCAataaaactacttttttttcttataatttatcGACGATGCTAACAAGTTTCTTAAAAGCAATGTTTAAGAAAGCTATAAAAAGAATTTTATATTGGAAATCAAACTAAAAAACTTGTCAAAGTAATAATCACAAACTTTTCTATGCAAAAGTTACATTTTTTAACACTCTATCTAGTTTCTAAGGGAAGTGAGCTCTAGTAATCTAGAATTCAGCCGCAAGATAAGTAAAGTATAGCCAGGAAATTGATccaccaaaaaatcaaactcgagTTCTCCTGAGCGATTCATCA
This portion of the Trifolium pratense cultivar HEN17-A07 linkage group LG3, ARS_RC_1.1, whole genome shotgun sequence genome encodes:
- the LOC123915020 gene encoding uncharacterized protein LOC123915020; the encoded protein is MWRTLFNGNVARPRALVTLWLACHERLATRDRLHKYGAMDTTHYCFCNTEETQQHLMFNCNVTKDIWRKVLEWIQVDHNPLGWRQEMDWITQQTKGKGGRAKILKLAFTESVYEVCRYKNATSFGNAILNQHTHDKIIDNIVYRGWTNRKLRTHIAKLMM
- the LOC123915019 gene encoding uncharacterized protein LOC123915019; protein product: MDTFDKFSKSTGLKVNPAKCCIFFGGVDQSTKNDIKRITRFDEGTLPFRYLGIPMTSKKLAIQNYMGLIDRIVGRITHWSSKLLSYVGRIQLLNSKSRKSPVAWKSVCQPKRYGGLNLIDIEIWNRITMLKLLWNLGSKADNLWEKWVHAYYIKNRQIMEARVPNNASWLMKAIMQQRDDIRHNHEWKEMLNAPKFNMKRCTWQFMIELKW